The Acanthochromis polyacanthus isolate Apoly-LR-REF ecotype Palm Island chromosome 16, KAUST_Apoly_ChrSc, whole genome shotgun sequence genome segment tgTGGCAAAGCTAAATTTTCTGATCACTTTTAGATCAGCGTAACAGTTTTCTAGACAACTTTTGTACTTATAATTTGATTCCCGACCtggcaaaatgaaatgaaatgtatgGATAAAATAGATGTATCAACACAATAGAGTACTATAGAAATGTCAGTCCTGTGTCTGCAGTACATTAGGCGGCAGTTCCAGGACCTTTGTGCAacctgtattattattattaaatacatggtttatggttttaaaggtttattccacccaatTTCTGTCCAAGTATTCagagttttaaaggtttattatgTCTAAATAGTACTTTTTAATCTGGTTATATATTTATACAACCCAAAACTGTACAATTTTTTCACCAGTGTGTGTGGGCTGGAAAGCTAGCTTCCATTTAGAGTAAACAAGTGCTAGCTATCCATGCTATCTGTCCCCCAAAAAACTATTCATGACCTTATAAATGGCAATTTTCACGAGCTGCATTGTGTTTGCtgatgctttcagaaatgctgTAGGCCTTAAAAGTTAATTTTTTGGTGTATGGTAAATTAATATTGCAATTTTAATCATACAGTTtcacttagcttagcttagtctAGCTTTAGAATGTCTGAGGAAAGTGTTATTACTCCCAACAGCCTCATGATTCTCATCTGTCCTTTGCATTTTGTATGTTGCATTACCAGCTCATTAGCTTGGTAAATGGTTAGCCTCTGTGGTTTTATGTAGTTACAACTAATTATAATTATCAAGTTATCAAAATTTTACATTGGTGGTCTTATGTAATTACTATTAGCTGTAAATTATAATGCTAACTAAATGTAACACATGTGacttataaaacaaacaaaaaatatcaagaCACTAAAATTTAATATTGGTGGTTTTATGAACTTGCAAGCAGCTAAATAATGGATTCTTATGTAAACGTACTATTGTTGGTGTATTGTATTTCTAACAGGCAAAATTTAGCagattattttaatgtaatattattGTTTATATCTATTTCCAACTAGTTAAATTTAGTTTGGTATGTAAATGTATTATTGGTGGTTTTTATGGTAGGTAAAATTATCAAGTTATCTAAATTCAATATTGGTGGATTCATAAACTTACAACTAAAATTATTTTGTTACGAATATGTATTGTTGGTGGTTTTATTTAGTTATAATTAGCTCAAAGCAATTTTTTACGTAAGTGTGTTATTGGTGGTTTAGTCTAGTTACATCTAGCTTAAATTTTGCAAGTTATCTAAAAGTAATTGATTGTGTTTTAAAGGGTTTTTTAGTTGGGTAGTTAGGCAACTTTTTCAGTTGCCATATCATAGACTTTTACGTACTTCATGTACATAAAGAGGGATGGAAAGGCAGACAGGGTCCTAAATTCACCTCTTTGTTTTCTGATGGATTATATGTGTGCTTAGTTTGTAGTTTAATGTTTGTCTGAAATATTACAAGCTGCACAGACTTTCGCAGCAAGAAGTCTGTTCTTTACCTTAACAGGGTGCAGGTATCCTCCCGGCCTGGAGGACAGACTGTGCTCAGCTAGAGTCCCTCCCTGGTCCAGAGTCTCTGTCAGGTAAGCGATGTAGTTAGTggccagaaccagaacatccaGCTTGGAGAGCTTTGTGTCCGGAGGTACTGAGGGCAGAGCTGCCTGCAGACAGAGGGGAGTAAACAGGGCAGAACAGAAAGGCAGAAGACTCCCTTTAAACTACACAAAGCTGCATTCTTACATTCAAAATAGATTTTACACATGATAGAAATACGTTTACAATGTAAGAAAACCAGCAGAAATAATACATGTAAACTGTCTCTTCAGTGCTAGAACAAGCAATTAGGTTAACTCAAGACAACATTTCTTCACACAAAATCACTTAGGCCTAACATATTCTAAATAAATCAAACTTAATTCAACACATAAACAGGACACAGCtgttaaaacacaaatatatagAGAAGGCCTCAGATATAATGAGTTGTGTTCAGTATTCACTCAATGAAACAGTAAAAGATTAAACATCTGTGTATGTCCATTACCTGCAGACTGTGGAAGGCCTGCCGCAAGTTGCGAACGCGACTCCTCTCTCGAGCTGCGTTTTCTGGGGAGTGCTGACTCCTCAGCGCCCTGTTCTGGACCACAGAACCACAACCAGAACCAGAGTTTGACCTGGACCCATACACAGACTGCACCTGCTGCAAAGAATATGCTTACAATATCTGATGCTTAAAAATATATAGAACCTTTCAAGAAAGCTGAAACTGTCTTGCGTTTGAGTCTGCAGAGACATTAGAATCTCTTAGAAAACAGAAGGATCACTACCAACCTTTCTGACACTAAGAAACTTTCTGACATCTTGGCAACGATTGGGAACAAATCGtacaatgtttttatttgttcattgtttATAATCCAAGTTATTTAATGCTTCGGTACTTGTAGTTAATTCATACTTTGTGTTACTATGAAGAAAAAACggtaaatctgtgatagtgctCTTGCATTCTCATTTAAACATTCTGCTTACACTATTTCTGGAAGATATTACTGCCTCTTTAGATCATGCGTTGTCAAAATGGCTTGTGTCTGTTAAGTCATGCTTTATCACTGGGTATTGCTTATTACTATTTATTTGTTCAAAGTTGGCTTTTCTTAATGTTTCCTGCTGAGATTCCTCTCATTCTGTACTTGTTGGTACTCCCATTTATCTTCAGCTTTCCACATCATTGCCATAAATGTAAGAAATATTAAATCACAACTATGAAAGGTAAAACACTGATGCGTTCTCCACCTTCTACACCCACTCTGCTGAAGTAAAATATGTAatacagtttattattattcagtgGTAAAGTATTGCACATCTTGAAACAAAcctcacattttaaaactttgtaAAAATAGACACCATTAGACTTGACTGCTTTTATGAACAGAACATGACATCCATCTTTTGAAATTGCGATAATGGTTGTGCAATTTCCTGCTGGTTCTTCAGAATTATTAACTGCTGTGTTGcataatttttctttgaaaCCGGGGTCATGCTTGAATTTAAGTTGGGAAACCGCACCGTTACTTGAGACTCACCCACTTCCTGGACTCCCGGCTGCTCCGTGAGTTCTGCCGGAGTCCGAGCAGGGATGCTGGGCTGTCATTTGCAGGAGGCTGCTGGTTCTGTGGATCTGTGGAGACCAGCTGGTGGTTCACTGCAACCGACATGAGACCTTCCAGAGGATTCACCGCCATGGATGCTGCCGAAGTGGCCTCCCAGGCAAAATCTTGAGAACTTAAATCACTTTTGTTCCGTCTATTTTCATTGGCTGGATGGAGGTTTTCTTTCAAGCGCTGGAGGTTGTTGTGGAAATTATTATCTTCTACGAGATATTTTAGTGaatgcacaacaaaacacacagtctGAGGTCATCTTCCCATCTGGTCAGGGTTCGACTTTGAAGTCTGATCTAGATTTTCTTTGGTGAACAGCCttctggtgtcatttttgagatgATTTCTATCTGTTCAGGCATCTCCAAGCTCCTCTCCAGAGTTCACGAGGCATCTGCAGGACCAAAGTTCCTCTCAGACCCTCCAACAACTGGTGAAAACTCCACAACCAGCGGCTGCCTCTCTGCACATCACTGTCCATCCGCAGAATTCCTCCCAGTCTGACTCTCGCTCTgcctctccgtctctctccgCTTGTTTCCTTATCGGGTGAGGTAATGTGGGGAACTTCATGTGGTCCTTATCTCAGCCGCCCGGTCATCCTGATCCTCCCATGGCTGTTTGGTTGCCAAGAagagcaggcaggcaggcagtcAGGCCTGGGGGAGTGCAGCACTGAGAGGGTGTCCCGAGCCAGGGCACTGGGGGCCTTGGGAAACTCAAAGCTCTGCGAACAGCTGGGCCAGAGTGGGATGGAGGCTCAGGGCAGAGCGACATTAAAAGTTACCAAAGAGAGGCAGAAATGCATTTTGCTTTGGTTGAGAACATTTGGGGCTTTTAGACATGTTTAGATTGAATCTGACCTTCATAAGAAACTGTTTCAAAAAGTCATAAACCTGATTTTGTGACGCGATCTTATACAGCACATCACAAGTGGGTTATTCCAGAACAAGAGATAACCAACCAGATCAGTCAAATCTAAATTTAGGCAAGTCCTAAATTTTCAGTCCTAGTTGTGGTGCAGCTTGTCCTTGTCCCAGCTATAAAGTTTTATTAATCTTTGTCGGTTACTATGGCAACACGTGCCTCTGAGCCAATTTTAAAGATAAAGTTTGGTCTTGACC includes the following:
- the LOC110966755 gene encoding transcription factor 23-like isoform X2, giving the protein MAVNPLEGLMSVAVNHQLVSTDPQNQQPPANDSPASLLGLRQNSRSSRESRKWNRALRSQHSPENAARERSRVRNLRQAFHSLQAALPSVPPDTKLSKLDVLVLATNYIAYLTETLDQGGTLAEHSLSSRPGGYLHPVKKWPMRSLLYCGSVGELLSANQTPPPGRDGTHPLTSTLDADKE
- the LOC110966755 gene encoding transcription factor 24-like isoform X1; its protein translation is MAVNPLEGLMSVAVNHQLVSTDPQNQQPPANDSPASLLGLRQNSRSSRESRKWQVQSVYGSRSNSGSGCGSVVQNRALRSQHSPENAARERSRVRNLRQAFHSLQAALPSVPPDTKLSKLDVLVLATNYIAYLTETLDQGGTLAEHSLSSRPGGYLHPVKKWPMRSLLYCGSVGELLSANQTPPPGRDGTHPLTSTLDADKE